One Pseudoalteromonas sp. NC201 DNA segment encodes these proteins:
- a CDS encoding nitroreductase family protein, which translates to MHTTQLESLLNWRYAVRKFSEQTIAQDKVDKLIELTGLSASAFGLQPYKIIQISKLSMKKALLPHSYGQQKVLDNSHLLVFAADMSPLDSQVERYIQDFKANRNLDELVYAQMELGMKDALHTMDFESQYSWCSEQAHLALGTLLLVAASMEIDVCPMTGIDKVAYDDILGLSSLNLRTVLIAPIGIRDSTDVNANTSKVRKSRDLLHIEV; encoded by the coding sequence ATGCACACTACGCAACTAGAATCGTTATTGAATTGGCGTTACGCCGTCCGCAAATTTTCTGAGCAAACCATTGCTCAGGACAAAGTAGATAAGTTAATCGAACTGACGGGGTTGAGTGCTTCAGCATTTGGCTTACAGCCTTATAAGATTATTCAAATATCCAAGCTATCGATGAAAAAAGCATTGTTACCGCATTCGTATGGGCAACAAAAAGTGCTTGATAATAGCCATCTATTAGTTTTTGCTGCGGATATGTCACCTTTAGATAGCCAAGTAGAGCGCTACATTCAAGACTTTAAGGCGAATCGAAACCTTGATGAGCTTGTCTATGCGCAGATGGAATTGGGTATGAAAGACGCGCTACACACCATGGACTTTGAGTCTCAATATAGCTGGTGTTCTGAGCAGGCTCACTTGGCCCTCGGTACATTACTACTGGTAGCCGCCAGTATGGAAATTGATGTTTGCCCAATGACCGGTATCGATAAGGTTGCCTACGATGACATCTTGGGTCTGTCATCCTTAAATTTACGCACGGTATTAATTGCGCCAATTGGCATTCGTGACAGCACGGATGTGAACGCGAATACAAGCAAAGTAAGGAAATCGAGAGACTTGCTGCATATTGAGGTGTGA
- a CDS encoding DUF2252 family protein: MNRHDYLASYFNEREGIHVSNECSKFDKMRLSPFRFFRGSAALMYKDLLEQQLQLPEAATSLPLTYVMGDCHTGNFGFHSEEGSHGDTLIFEPNDFDDACVGHAVWDLFRFLVSLPLTQLEGGRIQEQAQDIKDRSKPLVSKELVAQAQLDFLHSYLKACQLSLEHKVDSNTGLTEFDNNHILHKRWQKGLQRMAGGAAFTIKSTLAKEIDLSIKPLRFREDKLKFKQLDPDLKENLIHHFAPYVDDEILDCVERIDQGTGSLHLSRYYLLVGPNVQKPTKDILPLCHIVEVKQQQLASPLAYFANLSPVNRLDPAHLTVNSQRKMQRRTDLILDNALWQGSHWLVRSRHHARVGIDPEDITIGKRAATKSGFSQYAEACGEALALSHMRADRRSLQFQEDAVAILPSLIDELVKSASHYSEQVVADWRWFCEQSQS; the protein is encoded by the coding sequence ATGAATCGTCACGACTATCTTGCATCTTACTTTAATGAGCGTGAAGGCATTCACGTAAGCAATGAGTGCAGTAAATTCGACAAAATGAGACTCAGTCCATTTCGGTTCTTCCGTGGTAGTGCCGCGCTTATGTATAAGGACTTACTGGAGCAACAACTGCAGTTACCTGAAGCGGCCACCAGCCTGCCACTCACCTACGTAATGGGCGATTGTCATACGGGCAATTTTGGCTTTCATAGTGAAGAAGGCAGCCACGGCGACACCTTAATTTTTGAACCTAATGACTTCGATGATGCCTGCGTCGGACACGCTGTATGGGACCTGTTTCGCTTTTTAGTGAGTTTACCGCTTACCCAACTAGAAGGTGGGCGTATTCAAGAGCAAGCACAGGATATTAAAGACCGAAGTAAACCTTTGGTCAGTAAAGAGCTGGTTGCCCAAGCACAATTGGACTTTTTACACAGCTACCTAAAAGCCTGTCAGTTGTCGCTGGAACATAAGGTCGATAGCAACACAGGCTTAACCGAGTTTGATAATAACCATATATTGCATAAACGATGGCAAAAAGGGTTGCAAAGAATGGCGGGTGGCGCCGCATTTACGATAAAAAGCACGCTCGCAAAGGAAATCGACCTCAGCATTAAACCGCTACGTTTTCGCGAAGACAAACTGAAGTTTAAGCAACTTGATCCCGATTTAAAAGAAAATCTTATTCATCACTTCGCGCCCTATGTTGATGACGAAATTTTAGATTGTGTTGAGCGTATCGACCAAGGCACAGGCTCATTGCATCTGAGTAGATATTATTTGTTGGTTGGCCCAAACGTACAAAAGCCCACTAAAGATATTTTGCCGCTATGTCACATTGTGGAGGTAAAACAACAGCAACTCGCTTCGCCTCTTGCTTACTTTGCAAATTTAAGCCCAGTAAATCGCTTAGATCCCGCACACTTAACCGTCAACAGTCAAAGAAAAATGCAGCGCCGTACCGATCTCATTTTAGATAATGCACTGTGGCAAGGCAGCCATTGGCTGGTGCGTTCGCGCCATCATGCTCGCGTTGGTATAGACCCAGAAGACATCACCATTGGTAAGCGTGCAGCGACTAAGTCGGGCTTTAGCCAATATGCAGAAGCTTGTGGTGAAGCACTTGCCCTTTCACATATGCGAGCAGATAGACGATCCTTACAATTTCAAGAGGATGCCGTAGCTATTTTGCCTAGTCTCATCGATGAATTGGTCAAATCGGCCAGTCATTACAGCGAGCAAGTCGTAGCCGATTGGCGTTGGTTTTGCGAGCAATCCCAGAGCTAA
- a CDS encoding DUF3081 family protein: MKNELDSKFLLTVFEHIQKHGEVTEEGKRYEGIVAYSDPDGYTIYLQGSGVLLRSGFHNTYHLDYEQDKHKDDFIKKLDYIFKEANE; the protein is encoded by the coding sequence ATGAAAAATGAATTAGATAGCAAGTTCTTATTAACGGTGTTCGAGCATATTCAAAAGCACGGTGAAGTAACCGAAGAAGGTAAACGCTATGAGGGCATAGTGGCCTATTCAGATCCAGATGGTTACACCATATACCTGCAAGGCAGTGGCGTGTTACTGCGCTCTGGGTTTCATAATACTTATCACTTGGATTATGAACAAGATAAGCACAAAGACGATTTTATTAAGAAGCTAGATTACATTTTTAAAGAGGCGAATGAGTAG
- the zapE gene encoding cell division protein ZapE encodes MSISSHYQAQIECGNLTPDAAQQAAISALDALSRSLASGHSNKGIYFYGPVGRGKTMLMDWFYEFTDVTDKTRLHFHHFMQQVHKELNQIQGVRDPLKRIAQNWAEQTSLLCFDEFFVTDIGDAIIMARLFEALFEDGVTLVATSNCHPTELYKDGLHRDRFEPTIALLISHCDVISVCGETDHRFSKGTTANHYFVNDKQAFWNAFTNVGGIFKPGILEINHRLIKVLGANESVACFDFMEICSSPRAINDYIELAEQFSCIFISELPLLGVTPENKDVAQGTEEGYIRPSDTTQTRIGDDEARRLIALIDECYEAKVLVAFLAAAPISQIYQGEQLAFAFARCISRVTEMQSWSLKPEGL; translated from the coding sequence ATGTCAATCTCTAGCCATTACCAAGCACAAATTGAATGTGGAAATCTTACTCCTGATGCAGCGCAGCAAGCTGCAATTTCAGCTTTAGATGCCCTTTCTCGTTCACTCGCTAGTGGTCACTCGAATAAAGGCATCTATTTCTATGGCCCTGTCGGGCGTGGCAAGACAATGCTGATGGATTGGTTTTATGAATTCACTGACGTCACAGACAAAACTCGCCTACACTTTCATCACTTTATGCAACAGGTGCATAAAGAGCTCAATCAAATTCAAGGTGTGAGAGATCCTTTAAAGCGCATCGCCCAAAATTGGGCAGAGCAAACATCGTTATTGTGTTTTGATGAATTTTTTGTCACCGATATTGGCGATGCCATTATTATGGCGAGATTGTTTGAAGCCCTTTTTGAAGATGGCGTGACCTTAGTTGCAACCTCCAATTGCCACCCAACCGAGTTATACAAAGATGGACTACATAGAGACCGTTTTGAGCCAACAATTGCGCTGCTTATAAGTCACTGCGATGTCATATCTGTATGTGGTGAGACGGACCATCGATTTAGCAAAGGTACAACGGCAAACCACTACTTCGTCAACGATAAACAAGCGTTTTGGAACGCCTTTACTAATGTAGGTGGCATATTCAAACCGGGCATCCTTGAAATTAATCATCGTCTAATTAAAGTGCTTGGCGCAAATGAAAGTGTAGCATGTTTTGATTTTATGGAGATCTGCTCAAGCCCTCGCGCAATCAATGACTATATTGAGCTTGCAGAGCAATTTAGCTGTATTTTCATCTCAGAGTTACCGCTACTGGGTGTCACCCCTGAAAACAAAGATGTAGCACAAGGGACAGAGGAAGGCTATATCCGCCCAAGTGATACAACACAAACTAGAATTGGTGATGATGAGGCCAGACGCCTGATTGCGCTTATCGATGAATGTTACGAAGCCAAAGTACTGGTTGCTTTTTTGGCCGCTGCGCCCATATCGCAAATCTACCAAGGTGAGCAACTGGCATTTGCTTTCGCTCGCTGCATTAGTCGAGTGACAGAAATGCAAAGTTGGTCTCTTAAACCTGAAGGCCTTTAG
- a CDS encoding AbgT family transporter: MSNAVETQADSQDQQGQKGGLFNRFLATVEFLGNMLPHPITLFAMFCIAIVLFSGIADWMGLSAIDPQLEGSAGRDPDGVIEVVSLMSAEGLRWIVTHLVTNFTGFAPLGTVLVALLGVSVAEHSGLLSSAMRGMVMGASKRLVTFMIVFAAILSNTASELGYVVLIPLAAMIFHSLGRHPLAGLAAAFAGVSGGYSANLLLGTIDPLLAGITTPAAQMIDPTYQVGPEANWYFMIVSVFLIAILGTVVTEKIVEPRLGKYDPKEASVDLSENNIEKLSAKEKSGLKWAGVSLLVVSILLALTIVPEDGILRHPVTGEVAGSPFLKGIVVFIFVTFAIPGFVYGRVVGTMKNDRDIIDAMSKSMSSMGMYIVLVFFAAQFVAFFKWTNLGTILAINGAALLQALNLTGPEVFVLFIFMCALVNLSLGSSSAQWAVTAPIFVPMLMLIGYAPETIQAAYRIGDSVTNLITPMMSYFGLILAVATKYKKDMGIGTLVATMLPYSMFFFIGWVALFYVWVFGFGLPVGPNSPIYYNP; encoded by the coding sequence ATGTCAAATGCTGTAGAGACGCAAGCTGATAGTCAAGACCAACAGGGACAAAAAGGGGGATTATTTAATCGCTTCTTGGCAACTGTTGAGTTCTTAGGGAATATGCTTCCCCACCCTATTACTTTGTTTGCAATGTTTTGTATCGCCATCGTGTTATTTAGTGGTATTGCCGATTGGATGGGGTTATCTGCCATCGATCCTCAATTAGAAGGCTCAGCTGGTCGCGATCCCGACGGGGTGATTGAAGTCGTAAGCTTGATGAGTGCAGAGGGCTTGCGATGGATAGTTACCCATCTTGTAACTAACTTCACTGGCTTTGCACCACTTGGAACTGTACTTGTAGCACTACTTGGGGTTAGCGTTGCTGAACACTCAGGTCTGCTATCTTCAGCAATGCGTGGCATGGTGATGGGCGCTTCAAAACGTCTTGTTACCTTTATGATTGTGTTTGCCGCTATCTTATCGAACACCGCTTCAGAACTCGGCTACGTTGTACTTATTCCGCTCGCCGCAATGATTTTCCATAGCCTTGGTAGACACCCTCTTGCCGGTTTAGCAGCCGCATTTGCAGGCGTATCTGGTGGCTACAGCGCAAACCTCCTACTTGGCACTATCGACCCGCTATTAGCTGGTATTACCACTCCCGCAGCACAGATGATAGACCCAACATACCAAGTTGGTCCAGAAGCAAACTGGTACTTCATGATAGTTTCTGTATTCCTAATTGCCATATTAGGCACCGTAGTTACTGAGAAAATTGTAGAGCCACGTTTAGGAAAATATGACCCGAAAGAGGCCAGTGTTGATTTAAGCGAAAACAACATAGAAAAGCTTTCTGCAAAAGAAAAATCAGGTCTCAAATGGGCGGGCGTATCACTACTCGTAGTAAGCATTTTACTTGCCTTAACCATAGTGCCAGAAGATGGCATTTTACGTCATCCGGTAACAGGCGAAGTAGCAGGCTCACCATTTTTAAAAGGGATCGTGGTATTTATCTTTGTTACTTTTGCTATCCCGGGTTTTGTGTACGGCCGTGTGGTTGGGACCATGAAAAATGACCGCGATATTATTGATGCAATGAGTAAAAGCATGAGTTCTATGGGCATGTATATTGTGTTGGTGTTCTTTGCCGCCCAGTTTGTTGCATTCTTTAAATGGACGAACTTAGGTACTATTCTTGCGATTAATGGCGCAGCATTGTTACAGGCGCTAAACCTAACCGGCCCAGAAGTATTCGTACTGTTTATATTCATGTGTGCACTCGTTAACCTAAGCCTTGGTTCATCATCAGCTCAATGGGCTGTCACTGCACCGATATTTGTTCCAATGCTAATGCTTATCGGCTATGCACCAGAAACCATTCAAGCAGCGTACCGTATTGGAGATTCAGTTACTAACCTTATCACTCCGATGATGAGTTACTTTGGTTTAATATTAGCGGTTGCGACGAAATACAAAAAAGATATGGGTATAGGTACACTAGTGGCAACGATGTTGCCGTACAGCATGTTCTTCTTTATAGGTTGGGTAGCACTATTCTACGTGTGGGTATTTGGCTTTGGTCTACCAGTTGGACCTAACTCTCCTATCTACTACAATCCGTAG
- a CDS encoding FAD-binding domain-containing protein: MINLVWLKRDLRVSDHRPLYEACNNGRPTLILYVIEPEYWQLPDTSERQFQFVKESLLSLAEQLQLLGGTLTIRQGDIIEILEKIHQHIAIATLYCHQETGNTWTFERDLRVIAWCKKRHVSYEEYRQQAVFRGKINRDKWQQQAEDWLQGDCLPTPSKINPLLQQHSGIALLNDYSGNDSNSAPKPQLGGLKAAQQTLNSFFNHRIDNYLFGISSPVKAVTSSSRLSPYLAYGVLSLRDVLQQTLALNVDSKRNKSGFLSRLYWHSHFVQKLESEPLYAERAVHASLVDMRASEFNTQRYELWAHGNTGVPFIDACMRMLIATGWINFRMRAMLMAFSSYHLWLDWKQPAARLATLFIDYEPGIHYPQVQMQSGTTGINPFRIYNPITQGLKYDPEGQFIRRYIPELNHVPTHYLHTPWFYTSLKEDQYQRPAILPDDAAKIAREKISAFYKQHLDKDETGRVLHTHASRRRSSRGRKKQASSDKNQLKLF, from the coding sequence ATGATTAACCTCGTTTGGCTCAAACGTGACTTAAGAGTGTCCGACCATAGACCACTTTACGAAGCGTGTAATAATGGCAGACCAACCCTGATATTGTATGTTATCGAACCTGAATACTGGCAGCTCCCCGATACCAGCGAAAGACAATTTCAATTTGTAAAAGAGTCGCTGCTAAGCCTTGCTGAGCAGCTGCAGCTTTTAGGTGGCACGCTGACGATTCGCCAGGGTGATATCATTGAAATACTAGAAAAGATCCATCAGCACATCGCGATCGCAACCCTTTATTGCCATCAAGAAACGGGGAATACATGGACATTTGAGCGCGATTTGCGTGTTATTGCCTGGTGCAAAAAAAGACACGTATCGTATGAAGAATATCGCCAACAAGCCGTATTTAGGGGAAAAATTAATCGTGATAAGTGGCAACAGCAAGCTGAAGACTGGCTGCAAGGCGACTGTCTACCAACGCCTTCAAAAATTAATCCTCTGCTGCAACAGCATAGTGGTATTGCACTTTTAAATGACTACTCAGGGAATGACAGCAACTCAGCGCCAAAGCCACAATTAGGTGGACTCAAAGCCGCGCAGCAAACCTTGAATAGCTTTTTTAATCATAGGATAGACAACTATTTATTTGGTATCTCAAGCCCGGTAAAAGCCGTAACCAGTAGCTCCAGACTCAGTCCGTATTTGGCCTATGGCGTGCTAAGCCTCAGAGATGTTTTACAACAAACTCTTGCATTAAATGTTGACTCAAAACGCAATAAGAGCGGTTTTTTATCCCGGCTCTACTGGCATAGCCATTTTGTGCAAAAGCTCGAATCAGAACCGCTTTATGCTGAGCGCGCTGTGCATGCATCCTTAGTTGATATGCGTGCGAGTGAATTTAATACGCAACGTTATGAACTTTGGGCTCACGGCAACACGGGCGTCCCCTTTATTGATGCCTGTATGCGAATGCTGATCGCCACAGGCTGGATAAACTTTCGCATGCGCGCAATGTTGATGGCGTTTTCAAGCTATCATCTATGGCTTGATTGGAAACAACCAGCAGCAAGACTTGCCACTCTATTTATAGATTATGAACCTGGGATCCACTATCCTCAGGTACAAATGCAGTCAGGCACTACTGGGATAAATCCGTTTCGCATCTATAACCCCATAACGCAGGGGCTAAAATATGATCCAGAAGGCCAATTTATTCGCCGCTACATTCCTGAGCTTAATCACGTTCCAACGCATTACTTACATACACCTTGGTTTTATACCAGCTTAAAAGAAGACCAATATCAGCGCCCTGCTATATTACCCGATGACGCAGCAAAAATTGCCCGTGAAAAAATCTCCGCATTTTATAAGCAACATCTAGATAAAGATGAAACAGGCAGAGTGCTTCATACTCACGCTTCAAGGCGTCGCTCGAGTCGTGGACGCAAAAAACAAGCAAGTTCTGATAAAAATCAGCTTAAGCTATTCTAA
- a CDS encoding DMT family transporter, whose translation MIFAILAVFAGGAIAVQASMNAQLGGLLKSPILAAGVAFTVSAFYAFIAFRVSDNVLPATSELKAVPWYLWCLGGVLSATGVGLCYFLIPKMGIGNLMAYYLCGQMVVAMVIGQLGLFGVPYTPINLQKVVGVIAVLTGIVLINVNRSG comes from the coding sequence ATGATTTTTGCCATATTAGCCGTTTTTGCAGGTGGTGCAATTGCGGTGCAGGCAAGCATGAATGCACAGCTTGGCGGTTTATTAAAAAGTCCGATATTGGCAGCTGGAGTGGCGTTTACCGTCAGCGCATTCTATGCCTTTATTGCCTTTCGGGTATCTGATAACGTGCTGCCAGCAACCTCAGAGCTAAAAGCCGTGCCTTGGTACTTGTGGTGTTTAGGTGGGGTGCTAAGTGCAACAGGGGTGGGACTCTGTTATTTTTTAATTCCTAAAATGGGTATAGGTAATTTAATGGCTTATTACTTGTGTGGTCAAATGGTGGTAGCTATGGTGATCGGTCAGCTTGGTCTCTTTGGTGTACCTTATACGCCTATTAACCTGCAAAAAGTAGTGGGTGTGATTGCTGTGCTGACCGGTATTGTACTTATTAACGTTAATCGTTCAGGCTAA
- a CDS encoding glutathione S-transferase family protein, which translates to MYTLFYYPQSASLAPHILLELIGEPYQLELVDIKKNANRSAQYLTLSPAGQVPALVDDDFTLFESAAISQYLAEKHIDKQLIPTELKLKSQCLQWMHFMSASIHSDLLMYTYPERHTQSALMYDDLIRSQQGRLEEGFGIIDTLLADNHYLFANQFTLCDSYLFMLCERAKTFLEKTPSLKNLRRYYRQIAATPAISKALEMAEF; encoded by the coding sequence ATGTATACACTCTTTTACTATCCACAAAGTGCGAGCCTTGCGCCTCATATTTTATTAGAACTCATTGGTGAGCCTTATCAACTTGAACTGGTGGATATCAAAAAAAACGCCAACCGTAGTGCACAATACTTAACACTAAGCCCTGCCGGACAAGTACCAGCCCTCGTTGATGACGACTTTACCTTATTTGAAAGCGCTGCAATTTCTCAGTATCTTGCTGAAAAGCACATTGACAAGCAACTTATCCCAACTGAGCTAAAACTAAAATCACAGTGCCTGCAATGGATGCATTTTATGAGCGCTTCTATTCACAGCGACTTATTGATGTATACCTACCCCGAACGACACACCCAAAGTGCTTTGATGTATGACGACCTTATTCGCTCGCAGCAAGGTCGACTAGAAGAAGGGTTTGGTATTATTGATACCTTACTTGCAGACAATCATTACCTGTTTGCAAATCAATTTACGCTGTGCGACAGCTATTTATTTATGCTTTGTGAACGTGCGAAGACATTTTTAGAAAAAACGCCTTCGCTTAAGAATTTACGCCGCTATTATCGCCAAATTGCGGCAACACCAGCTATTAGCAAAGCCTTAGAAATGGCTGAGTTTTAG
- a CDS encoding Crp/Fnr family transcriptional regulator: MDALTRLKQAVDAYYPLSQDTWSAIAAITSIKLLAKDEWLYKEGEYLTTFAFLHQGLVRLVNTNAAGQEYNKRFFVAGEFPGVMHALHRQEPANQGIQALETSQVVLINFKQFRALLMDNPELMRFQILYLEKNWLLEKDKRELYMVQLDATERYLAFLKEQPELAERVPQYHLASHLGITPTQLSRIRKSLKNSGSFT; this comes from the coding sequence ATGGATGCACTAACAAGATTAAAACAAGCAGTAGACGCCTATTACCCGCTTTCTCAAGACACCTGGTCCGCTATTGCTGCGATCACCAGCATCAAACTACTTGCGAAAGATGAGTGGCTTTACAAAGAAGGAGAGTATCTGACTACTTTTGCATTTTTACATCAAGGGTTAGTTAGATTAGTAAACACCAATGCTGCTGGGCAGGAATACAATAAGCGTTTTTTTGTGGCGGGGGAGTTTCCTGGTGTGATGCATGCTCTACATCGCCAAGAGCCCGCCAATCAAGGGATCCAAGCGCTTGAAACATCACAGGTAGTCCTAATCAATTTCAAGCAGTTTAGAGCACTATTAATGGATAATCCGGAATTAATGCGATTTCAAATACTGTATCTTGAAAAGAACTGGTTGTTAGAAAAGGATAAGCGAGAGCTTTATATGGTGCAGTTAGATGCCACGGAGCGCTATCTCGCATTTTTAAAAGAGCAGCCAGAACTTGCTGAGCGTGTACCACAATACCATTTAGCGTCCCATCTTGGGATCACTCCTACACAGTTAAGCCGAATAAGAAAATCGTTAAAAAATTCAGGTTCGTTTACATAG
- a CDS encoding isochorismatase family protein — translation MMNLIPSDSMILVIDIQEKFRPHIEVFGDIERQVTTLLQAAEHLSVPALIFEQYPKGLGHTAPSLLEFNLPVIEKTAFSAYHVESCKQAIQEYKRDTIVVVGLESHICVQQTVNDLLADNFNVVIVADGICSRNPKHTDWALMQMQADGARFLALESILFQWLKSAKNEQFKAISALVK, via the coding sequence ATGATGAATTTGATACCTTCGGACAGCATGATCTTGGTGATCGATATTCAAGAAAAATTTCGTCCTCATATTGAGGTATTTGGCGATATCGAGCGCCAAGTAACCACCCTGCTACAAGCTGCAGAACATTTGTCTGTTCCTGCACTGATTTTTGAGCAATATCCCAAAGGGCTTGGCCATACAGCACCGAGTTTACTTGAATTTAATCTCCCGGTTATCGAAAAAACCGCGTTTAGTGCCTACCACGTTGAATCTTGCAAGCAAGCTATTCAAGAATATAAACGCGACACCATCGTCGTGGTTGGCCTCGAAAGTCATATCTGTGTACAACAAACCGTCAATGACCTACTTGCGGACAATTTCAACGTTGTGATAGTTGCCGATGGTATTTGCTCACGTAATCCAAAACACACAGATTGGGCGCTAATGCAGATGCAGGCAGATGGCGCACGCTTTTTGGCTTTAGAGTCTATTTTATTTCAGTGGCTAAAATCGGCCAAGAATGAGCAATTTAAGGCAATTTCAGCGTTAGTTAAGTGA
- a CDS encoding ribonuclease Z: MKVHFLGTSSGSPSKQRNMSAAAVSFENTKAWVLIDCAEATQHALLHSELTLYHLEAICITHLHGDHCYGLPGLISSMALNSRKAPLKLIAPRAVIQFVQSCFTLTEVRLSFDLITIALEEINDKLQLECCDIDIIALQHRVPSVGYKLTEKCIPRKLKIDKLQQDGIASGGHYNLLQKGQDVEYQGRLLTSNNYSFYSWQPRVAIICGDNEKPGLLTQMIKGVNLLVHEATFTAADLHKVGFHTGHSDAKRIAQFAQLHQVPMLALTHFSVRYHGEGMLQPLIEEAKLHFSNALIIAEDGLIVDIPKQKQVECATA; the protein is encoded by the coding sequence GTGAAAGTACATTTTCTTGGCACTTCTTCAGGTAGCCCATCTAAGCAACGTAATATGTCGGCAGCGGCAGTAAGCTTTGAAAATACCAAAGCCTGGGTACTAATTGACTGCGCCGAAGCGACCCAGCATGCGCTGCTGCACAGTGAGTTAACCCTATATCATCTCGAAGCGATTTGTATTACCCACCTTCATGGGGATCATTGCTATGGATTACCCGGACTCATTTCATCCATGGCGTTAAACTCTCGCAAAGCGCCGCTAAAATTAATTGCGCCGAGGGCCGTTATTCAGTTTGTGCAAAGCTGTTTTACACTGACAGAGGTGAGGCTAAGTTTTGACTTAATCACCATCGCCCTTGAAGAAATAAACGATAAGCTACAGCTTGAATGTTGCGATATCGACATCATAGCGCTACAACACAGAGTGCCCAGTGTTGGCTATAAGCTCACGGAAAAGTGCATTCCTCGCAAGTTAAAAATAGACAAACTTCAGCAAGATGGTATTGCGTCTGGTGGACACTACAACTTGTTGCAAAAGGGCCAAGACGTGGAATACCAAGGTCGACTTTTAACCTCAAATAACTACAGTTTTTATAGTTGGCAACCTCGAGTTGCAATAATTTGTGGTGATAACGAAAAGCCCGGCTTGCTAACGCAGATGATAAAAGGGGTCAATTTACTTGTTCATGAAGCTACCTTTACCGCTGCTGATCTTCATAAAGTGGGATTTCATACAGGACATAGCGATGCCAAGCGCATCGCTCAATTTGCACAACTACATCAAGTACCCATGCTCGCGCTCACTCACTTTAGCGTACGCTATCATGGCGAGGGCATGCTGCAGCCTCTTATTGAAGAGGCCAAGTTGCACTTTAGCAATGCACTCATCATTGCAGAGGATGGCCTGATTGTAGACATTCCAAAGCAAAAGCAAGTTGAGTGCGCAACTGCTTAG
- a CDS encoding polyphosphate kinase 2 family protein gives MTSYVSKIKALNRGLSVKPPMAHPAIDSKKHYKSELKYWQTQLLHVQQAYFHQGKRAILVFEGWDAAGKGGAIRRMTEKLDPRGVKVYPIAKPTPEEQGRHYLYRFQTKLPPRGTMTIFDRSYYGRVLVERVEAFASEHEWRRAYQEINEFERLLTDDNVRIVKLFLHISEDEQLKRFTERLNNPYKRWKLTEEDIRNRQKRQDYEQAIDDMFAKTDTNLADWHLILAEHKWYARVQVMKTIVEALSKGVDISPPPIDKAVVKLAKSQLGIVQRED, from the coding sequence ATGACCAGTTATGTATCAAAAATAAAAGCGCTAAATCGCGGGCTAAGTGTTAAGCCTCCCATGGCACATCCTGCTATTGATTCAAAAAAACACTACAAAAGCGAGTTAAAGTACTGGCAAACCCAACTATTACATGTGCAACAAGCCTATTTTCATCAAGGGAAGCGCGCTATTTTAGTGTTTGAAGGCTGGGATGCGGCTGGTAAAGGAGGCGCGATTCGCCGCATGACAGAAAAGCTCGATCCGCGCGGCGTTAAGGTCTACCCAATCGCAAAACCAACGCCTGAGGAACAAGGCCGGCATTACCTGTATCGGTTTCAAACTAAGCTACCTCCTCGGGGTACTATGACTATTTTTGACCGTTCATATTACGGCCGAGTGTTGGTAGAACGGGTTGAAGCGTTTGCTAGTGAGCACGAGTGGCGTCGTGCCTATCAAGAAATCAACGAATTTGAGCGTCTGCTAACAGATGATAACGTCCGTATTGTTAAGCTATTTTTACACATTAGCGAAGACGAACAGCTCAAGCGCTTTACAGAGCGTTTAAATAATCCGTATAAGCGCTGGAAACTAACGGAAGAAGATATTCGCAACCGCCAAAAGCGACAAGATTATGAGCAAGCAATTGATGATATGTTTGCTAAAACCGATACAAATTTAGCGGATTGGCATTTGATCCTCGCGGAACATAAATGGTATGCCCGCGTACAAGTGATGAAAACCATTGTCGAAGCGTTAAGCAAGGGGGTTGATATTAGTCCCCCACCTATCGATAAAGCCGTTGTAAAACTGGCAAAATCTCAATTGGGTATTGTTCAAAGGGAGGACTAA